A single genomic interval of Tursiops truncatus isolate mTurTru1 chromosome 1, mTurTru1.mat.Y, whole genome shotgun sequence harbors:
- the LELP1 gene encoding LOW QUALITY PROTEIN: late cornified envelope-like proline-rich protein 1 (The sequence of the model RefSeq protein was modified relative to this genomic sequence to represent the inferred CDS: inserted 2 bases in 1 codon), which produces MSSDDKNKPSEPKNEPKQCDPRCEQRCETKCQPSCLKKLLQRCSEKCPQEKCPAPPKCXPCPPCPPICPPPCPSPAPCPPKTCSCLPKCPQPCPPPE; this is translated from the exons ATGTCGAGCGATGATAAAAACAAACCTAGTGAACCCAAGAATGAGCCCAAGCAATGTGATCCCAGGTGTGAACAAAGGTGTGAGACTAAATGCCAGCCCAGCTGTTTAAAGAAGCTGCTGCAACGGTGCTCTGAAAAGTGCCCACAGGAAAAGTGCCCAGCACCACCGAAGTG CCCATGTCCCCCATGCCCCCCAATCTGCCCTCCACCatgccccagcccagctccctgtCCTCCCAAGACATGTTCCTGTCTTCCTAAAtgcccacagccctgcccacccccagagTGA